In Nymphaea colorata isolate Beijing-Zhang1983 chromosome 3, ASM883128v2, whole genome shotgun sequence, a genomic segment contains:
- the LOC116251311 gene encoding auxin-responsive protein SAUR68-like, translating into MISTKRLVEMVRKWQKMAIRGRRRISLGGVAVRRRNVIGKAAEGGEKGHFAAYAADGKRFMIPLTYLHLPIFQQLLRMAEEEFGLDINGAITFPCDSALLECVMLLAQRGRLVEVQNILMVSFSHQSCSSSSSLQQIQASRQVLFNVC; encoded by the coding sequence ATGATCAGCACAAAGAGGCTAGTAGAGATGGTCAGGAAATGGCAGAAGATGGCaataagaggaagaagaagaatctcCCTTGGTGGAGTAGCAGTGCGGAGGAGAAATGTCATAGGAAAAGCAGCAGAAGGTGGTGAGAAGGGCCATTTTGCAGCTTATGCAGCAGATGGTAAAAGGTTCATGATTCCCCTCACATATCTCCATCTGCCCATCTTTCAGCAACTTTTGAGGATGGCAGAGGAGGAGTTTGGGTTGGACATCAATGGTGCAATCACATTTCCTTGTGATTCTGCACTTCTGGAATGTGTCATGTTGCTGGCACAGAGAGGCAGACTCGTAGAGGTGCAGAATATATTGATGGTCTCGTTTAGTCACCAGAGTTGCTCATCATCGTCTTCATTGCAGCAAATTCAGGCTTCTCGACAAGTACTGTTCAATGTCTGCTAA